The region TATAATCTTTGTTTTTCTAGTATTGACCTTTAGTTTCCATACATTGCAGTATTCATGGAAATTATCTAGGTTGCGCTGAAGTTCTTGCGCATTCTGCGCAAAAATTACCGTATCGTCCGCGTAGAATAGAATTACCAAGTTTGCATAAACGATGACATCGTTATGATCGGACAAACTGATCCCATTACTGGCTCTATTATGTAAAAATTCTTCTAAGTCGTTTAAGTACAGGCAGAAAAGAAGCGGTGACATATTTTCACCTTGTCTGACACCTGTCTCACAAGGAAAAAAGGCAGATAGGTTACCATTAGCTTTCACACATGATTTAACATTGTCATACATGTTCTTCACACAGTTAAGTAATTTACCGTTTATACCATTTGTAAGAAGCTTTTGCCATAGTCCGGCTCTCCAGACTGTGTCAAAGGCTTTGGTAAAATCTACGAAAGCACAATATAGTTTCTTCTTCTGAGTTTTAATAACTTCAgctaaaatatgtaaaatgtaGAGGTTGTCAACTAACTTTAGCTAAATACTTTGTTAAACACTAAAACTCATTCCAATAAATTAGTCACTAATAAGTTGAGGATGgattttaaaagttttgatCTGCTAAAGTAACACTAAAACTAATTCAGATAAATCTAGTGATATATGTATTTTGGTGGTGTTAATCCAGATTTAAAAGGATTTACTTCGGTCGGGGGTGGGGGCAATTGTCGAGGGGGAATTGTCCTGATAGGGTCTAGTTTAGTATATATTAAGCGTTTGTTTCCAAAAGATCATCTGGTGTTTGGAATTTTGCACTACAGGTTGTTTTGGCAGCCATTTATGAAGCATTTTTATAGCATTTTGTAGGCTTTCGATAGTGACAACAAACAATCATATGAATTAtgtcaaaaatgtttattttcattcagatttacaGTGCCAATATCCTATCAACAAACTTTACAACCAGTTCCTCTTGTCTATTCACTGAACACACTATTCCAAATGCTATGCAGTGAAAGGTTTTTTTCTGCAAGATCCGAGGACCCTGAAAGGAATTGGCTTGGAAGAGTTAGACTACAGGGGCCAGTTTTCACCAGGTTAGTACAATATATTCATCCTTGGTATAGTTGAGGCAATGGATTGACAGTTTTTTGGTCCATTTTCTTTGATTTGCATATAAGCATTTGCAACTCGTGACTTTCTCTAATTGGAAAGCTACAAGAAAAGATCATTACTGTGAAGTCTCTCTGCATCTTCTGTAATATATCTCAACTTGATAATTTTCAGGCGAAACAGTGTACGGCCGCGTACTATGGGATCCGCAGCAAGATCTGAATTCTGCCTatagattgactatagaaaaagtttttctatGCACCGGTGGGTAGCGGAATATCGATTCAGAACTTATCAATGTTTGCTCTCAATAAAAGATGTATGTGCTGGTATTTCAATTTTAGGTCGGGAAGGCTACACTCCGATTTATGACCCAACCGGTGAAATGTTTGGTCAGGGGGCACAATACGGCTGCATTCAACCCACATCCAAACTCAGACATCGCTTTCTTATCTTGGTAATTACTAATAGTCATAATTTATAAGTTTAGATACCTTATATGGGGATAATTGATCCAAGCTATTTTTGAGTAATGCATTCAGAGACACAGCAACCCAGGGGAATAGACAAAACTAGCAACAAGGCAGCCGTATATATGGAACAAATATGTTTCCCCGGCCAATAgtacaaaatttgttttagaATGAAAGTCATTcaaagttttttcatttttgttgttgtaggATAGAGGAAGCCCGCACGTCATCGACGAGGTGTTTAACAATGTTCCGTTTAAGGCTAAATTCAGAGGAAATGTTGAAAAGTTACGATCCATTGAAGCGGTTCCAGGGATGGATGGATTTGTATTCAGTATTGATCCGTTATATAAAGTAATTATCGGTCattgttgaatattttaacagaacgatttttaagaatttatttttttccgtGGTCCAAATCAATACAGATCAAAGTTATTCATCCatgttcattcattcatcttaaaaaagaaacactaagaaactatattttacatgcTAAGAAACATTTTATCtggttttcattcattttttgtgGCAAAATTTAGATTCTATCTACCGGTACATTTAGTTAGATTTCATCGAGACTATCTTAACCATCTTAATTACCAGAATTTACTGTTTTCTAAATGCAGGCAAGTTCGGGACAGCGATGGCATCTTCAAGTCATCTATCTTATCACTTCTGCTGATAAACTCACGCGATACAAACGAGATACCGCCATCATACCAACAACGGAGATTAAAAACTCAACGAGACTGAAAAGTCGCGAGTCGACTGAAATTTTGGAAGAGATCGATTCGTCAATTCCGTATATTACTAGCAGCCCGAACCGTAAAGGgacaaatatgaaattattgaatctCAGACAATCTCAAAATAAACACCGCGATGAAAAAAATCGCGAAACGTTTTCGTCAACAATCGTTATACCTCAACGGATTTTATTACCGTTAGCAATTTGTGCTTGTTTGATATTGTTGATTTTTGCGGGTTGCACCGCCGAGATTTTTGTCGCGCGGAATAGGACTAATTCTGATCGTCGACGAACTTTGCCGGTTGTCggaacagcagcagcagcagatgaTGATGAACCGGTAGAAGATGGAAATCCGTTGTCATGACAATGGTGAAAAACCCGCTTTTCGAGATAAAGTTACGTTGGAAACTATggaattttatgaatgatttatgATGTCAgtgaattagatttttttaggTACAGAATGGGTATGTATTTATCTCCGCTTGAACTTGATACcgaccttggagtaatcagtctCCAAGTTGACCAACTGTAGTAATACCACTCAATTTGTTCATTTGATACCTTCTATTTCGCCGACAATCAACTCCTTGGTCAacttgttgaaataattacagtTCCAGCACTACCGAATAAACCAGCTATATATGTAAAGTTGTAATGTTTTATCAGTTATccaaattcatttatcagttgACCAAATGAATGCCTGTATAAGATTTTGCGGTATGAGTGTGTAATTGATTCAGCCCCCAAAATCTGATTGCTCTATTGCTTTACGGGTGGTTTCAAACCATATGAGAACAATTTGTCTGGTTGTAACAAAAGATGTAACGTCGTTAAGcaattaatgtattttttgcaAAGCTTCAAATTTGTTTCTTCATAAAACGAGATGTTTGGTATGCTATTTGTGTATGTCTATGTTTATGTGCTGCcagttttcatcaaatattaaaccagatccttcaaaatatttctcttctattttagtttttacttcattataacacttatctaatttatcatctatatgttgtttagatataatatgttgtgaatttgaatttatattatatattggtttatcttcagattttataaatttaacttttgatgaaatacttattttaggatattcaacatcagttattatttctattatatctttcatattttctaaatgttttttattttcttctaatgtttttcctttatgaaatttaaactcgatagctgctggaccaatatcacttttaaatgcttcggttatctctatatcttttttattatctaatgaattaatataatttcttacatcttccatgtatggtcttttattgtttaatttatttcttattcttttaattgtcttatgtttcttatcattgtcattatcaaaataatcttcacctaaaatatcattattcatatttctaatatgacctttagattttaaatgttctttataatatcttttatcactgaatgattgattacatgtatcacatttgtatgtttctttttcattctttaattcatctaatttagtttctaatatataatctttatattctagtttcaatttattctctaaatgtgttttagttttattgtgtcttgctttttgggatttatctatattgattttacatgttgaacagtagtacttaattgcttccattttaatactaaatttttttttttaattgattttagaagttcaactatttaaatatgtattatttcaatcacactttactaacacttttaatgtttaaaaatctaactcatacaaatataaatattgaaataatgtttaaaatatatctatatatctattctataagagctcgtactctcgtactctggcttgaaagcctacttttctaattacttatatatgttattcatttatattttattcatatacatgaatattttaagagtaataggggtttagttgttctaggttaaaggttgaatggtcgagttcattaaaaacaaatattaaaagtaatttaaaactataatatattttcatagtcgtgtgtattttagttaaataatagaataattattattatttgaatatatttgattatatgaatttgtgtattgtaaataaatcaattggtatgcttttaagatttaaattattaatatcttagaataaatatttagttataatataaaatacacatggctatgaaaatatattatagttttaaattacttttaatatttgtttttaataagctcgaccgttcgacctttgatctagaacaactaaacccctattactcatgtatatttaattcttttcaaTTCGATTAAACGTTATTCATTAACACTGGTTATAGTAACAGTCGTATATGTATTAGACAATTCATACTGGTCTGCAtcttgagatgattgctcgtggGTTTATcgagggttgactgtatatcaTTTAACATGCGTGATGAATACATCCGGTGTTTGTGGAATCTGTTTGAATACTCGTCGTACGGAACTAGGTTCTTTTATACgggaataattttttttcactttcaattacTATTACCATGATATCATTTCCCCAATTAAAACAAAGATACGTATTCGTAAATCCTTACGTTTAGTTTTGACATGTTAACCCTTTGTTAACCAAGCACATTCCTAGTGGGCAAAAAattactcaattcattttctgaaCGTGTTAAGATACTAATAGTCCATAATTATAGTTATTTTAATTGCTGCCTCTGTTTGACctagtttttaaaaatgttgcAAATTCGCAACATTGGTAAAATAAGAAAAGTTTCCATAAACCTGAcaagaaaatgttttcagaTTTATTCTTCTGATTTTAAAGAACATAGTTTCTTCTAATAAAAACTTACAAAATATTGTGATTTAGTCTTTAAACATAGCATTTTGAACAACCATTTATGGCGTAACCACCTGGGCATAGTCTACCCCTCTGGTGAATCCCGATATGGTCAGCCCATGATCTAAGAAATCATATCTAACATCATCATGTAATAGGGGGTTTATAACAGATTCTACAACATTGGTTGATAATGGacaaatattaataataagaGTACCAACCGAGCCCAAAAATGTTGTTGCAAATTCGCAACCTAGGTTAACATAGGGTTAACTTTTTGTCTATCGTCCTGTCACCATACGCGGCAGTTTAGAGCCTAAATTGGCAACCACCTGAGAAGTCACAAAACGTTCACAAAAGTCACATTCGACCCCGAAGGATGAACAACAAGTATTTCCATATAACATCTTTCTTTGGCGACATAACTTGAATTAGACCCTGGATCTTCCCCTGATGGCAAAAGTGAATTTTACTACAAGGGATATAGTTgagatagaaaatcaaattatgatCTCACCATTCTCCCTGTTCGGAGTGAATTTAGAGTGAATGGATACCGTGGAATTTAAACTCTCAACATGCATGAATTGTGTCCAATTTAGCCAATTTCCATTTCgtcaaaatacatgtatatgaattttCAGTTGTATTCAGGTCTTAACTTAAttcatagaatatttgttttattctgtaaacatTCTAACTGCCGCGTATAGACCATAGAACTGTGAAGAcaaactgtgaaaataatttctatcCTGGGCAGCAGCAGGGGAAgtagattagaaaatatacgGATATTTTTAACTTTTGATAAACTGTTGAAGCCAGAATGAAGAATCTCTGCACGACATGATCGAGCAGACTGGGCACACTTTTGTCTGGGTTCTGATATGACCAGGTAATGGAAGATGGATTTGAAGAATATTTCAACGACTTTCGAACCGACTGTGACAACTCCCGGTGATTGGTGCGCGTGGACTGTGAAAAACAGACCGTTCAAATGGAACCTACAATTCAGtgtttacatgtatattttctgTTACGGACCCGTCACGATACTCGGCATCGCTCTGAACGTCGTCACAATTTTAGTGTTAAAGAAAATGAACAATGAAGCGTACTATCTGATACAAGTTTTagctatttttgatttatcttaCAGTCTAAGTGTATTCACCATGTACCCTCTACGTACACTGCACATCTATATACATTTAGGAGACGTTCTTTTTCGCAATGATGACTGGTATTACGGTTGGGAATTCATACAAGTCGCTTTAGGCCCGTATCGCATGTTTCAACAAATTCGAAATTGGTGCGTGATTCTTATCAGTTTAGAAAGACTCGTCATAACAATTTTCCCATTGAAATCACGATTATTCTGGACTCGAAAAGTGGTGAATTCtctgatatttttgattacCGCATACGGCGTTCTCGTTTATTTACCGCATTTGTTACCGGAACGGGGGCTTGAACCAATAGGTTGCATAGAAGGGGGACCAGGCGTGACACTTGTTCGCGAGTCTTATCTCATCAATTCTGCATTAATCAGTAGATGGAATGACTTTGCAGAAGGCTGGGAAGGAACGATATCCAGTATTGTTGTGCCCATGTTTTCATTAAttgttttaaacattattttggtAATCAGTTtgataattatcaaattatcgaGCGGGAAGAAGTTGAATAAGAGCGCTGCCAGTAGTTTAGAGCTGCGAGTTTTACGAATGTCGTTAGCGTTAGTCGCTTCATACATTATTTGtgaatcatcaattttcatcgaaaaaatgGGGTATTACAACaagtttcaaatcaaaattcattttccaGGTTTAAATCCTGAAGCATCGTATCTGATATATCGGAAATTAGCTATCGTTCTGACCGTCGTCGATTCCTGTTTAAATTTCTTCGTGTATTGTTTCACTAATAACAAATTCAGACTTGCTGTAAAAATTGTGTCCATTAAATCTACGCTTGGTTAAATCGCTTTCGAACACGTCTAGATGTACATTGTATCGCTAACATATCCATATATCCTTGTTACGGATCCGTCACGATACTCGGCATCGCTCTAAACGCGACTCCACACTGTAAAAAGTAAAACGGTAAATTCCCGTTTTCCCGTAAAGGTGCGGTTTAAAAACGTCTGAGAACGGAGAAGGTCGTCAATTAACGGCGTTTTCCGCTATTATACGGCAATGACCACGTCGTACCTTTCATACGACTTAATTTCAGTCAATATACGGTTTTGGAACCGTCCAATCCGTGAATAGACGTATGAAACCGTTTAAAATCGGTGATGCCGTTGAACAACGTTTTTCGTCCCGACCTAAAATTAGAGAGGGATATGGAACCGTCTATGGACTGTTGTTGCCGGTTTAGCACGGTGTTAAAATCGTCATTTGACGGTTTTTTCGCGTTTCACACCACAATTTCAAAATGGCGGGTACCACTGAGGATGACGGCAAACTTTAAGCAGGTAAATTGCTTTTTAAACCATGATTTATTGTTTGATGCAGTGGAATCATTGAAGCACAATGTGTGTGTATTTGTTTGATACCAAAACGGCCCATGAACTTATCGAAGAAGCTAAGAATAATACAAATTTGGCTTTGCCTGTCGGTTGGACGGTGTCATTTTGATGTCATGATCCTTGGACATTGTTCCTTTGCTATTGTTCACTGTCAAAATGGGAACAAGAAGAATAGGTAGGCCTATACACCTATGCCCAGGATCTTGCAGTTAACCCAGAACTGCCCTTGGGTTAGTGACAATGCTTTCACCAAGACCATCACTGTCGCAGGGTGGCAATTAAATTTAAGATCATGTACTTTTTGCATTTTCTCTGTTACAGTAAAGATCGATAGTTAGCAATACATCATCACGGTTCACGTCACCTCGCGAGTCGTTGGTATATAAAtggccgaccagaatccggttgTACCGATAACAAATGACATGAGGCTTCTGTTGGaattcccgttaaatggaccaatcagcgaacttTGGGCGAACAAGGAACTATTTCGCAagttgatacatgacgtcatgtgcaaaagcgccagtaatgaaatcacgcgtcGTGAGTCCAGggggtggaagcgagttcgcgGGCGATACAGGACccctggcaggcgaggatgCGTGTACCGATACTTCGGTTTGAACTACTATCCAGAAGTAAAAAGATAGCCAGTATTTCATTACGCGTTTCATTGTTCGATACGACCCAGGAGGATGTACTAAATCCAAGGCTGCCTAGCTTGGACATCAACATATGTAATACCAATCAAGTTTATAGAATGGTGGTTCTAAACTATCATACaatcatatatttcattcatggTATTTTGCCATTATGTAAAAAGTTATTTACCCAATCTAGCATCTATATCGAGTTGTACTTAAAATACTTCGAATATTTTCTATGTTATCTGCTTAATTTTTCAAGGCATACATGAGACTTGGTACAGTGTACATGTATTAAGGAAAGTAATCTGCTTCATTTTGATCAAatatagtgtttctgaataattacattttgaaaaatgaatttgatgttGTTGAATCAAACAGTACAGATGGACAGTCGGTGCTGATTATGCTTTAAGCTGGATTTTTTTTAGTGCTAAGTTTCAAACCAAAGTAGCCAAAGCTTTACTTTATTTTATCCCATGTATAATAGTTTTAAAGAATAATTTGTTAAGAGCCAATTTTTTCTCTATCAAATAATTATGTACCTATAATTAAAGTCGTGGATAGTaatcaaatgatattttcctcagCCAAATATTGATGGATTTTTTACCATATCTTTTGAGACAAGTAATGAGTGCAAATATTAAGATATTGTGCAATTGAGAAATGTGATCttatgtatataattcaatggGTAGAAACacctggaaaatatatttccattatattacattttttttaatgttttcgtATCTGATTTGATTGAGACAAGATTGCCCTTGCTGCATACATGTTCAGTGGTAGTTGGCAAGCACCGTCACGCGAGCCAGGTTTCAGCAACTGGAGTAGTATATCGGTTCGAACCCTGGAAGGACGAACTCTCTACAGGTCAAGTATTTGAGGATTTCACACCGTTTGGGAGCGGTTTTACAAACGTCTATTTACGGATCTCTATCGTTATAAAACGGATCAGTTTCTGGTCTGGCCCGTAAAGTTTACCGTATAATGACGGAAATACGGTTCTCAATCCGTTGACCATCCATGCCGTTCTTAAACGGTGAATCACGCATTTTTTTCCGGAAACACTGCTGCAACTTCAAATTACGGCTTTTAGCCGTTAACTTACGGAAATACTTTTTACAGTGTAgtgtttgaaaaaataaaacaaaaatcgcTTCGGTGCAAACcgccaaaatcaacaataTCAAAGAAGTGCTAACGGTAATAGAATTCGATTAAGAAATCTGTTCCAAAATTTCAGGTGACTCGCCACTTTTCAGTGTAGTTgatttttttagcccacttgggactttagtcgtcccagcgggctattgcattcacttttcgtccgtcgtccgtccgtccgtccgtagacggaatccagttattttgggaagttttgaagacgcttcaaggtaatgtcttgatatttggtttatacatgtatctaccctagacacatcttcagcccaaaaaatggccctgtcagaatcaagatggccgactggcagccattgttgttcgccaaaatcagcactttttacacatttttgaacttattgagggaaattttgaagatgctttgatcaattaccttgatctttcggatatatgtgaatccccccagggcccatcagcataacaaaaattgggtcgatcggacttaagatggccgtcctatgacctttttagtgcccaaaaatgttaatattggcccgaattctgagtcctgtagcttcctactggtttaccatttctcattgcaatttgtgatgggtattctttgaaagggatgttttatacctgagacaagtatttttcatcagccaattatgacgcaattggcggccatcttggtgtcaccagtactcattcgtaagtgggaaaaagtttttccacattatattgatacctaagcgtattttgttaccacaatcatttagaaagttgtagctcataacgtgttctatgattgtagtgagtttcaaggtcattggattttgtatatggccaccagggggcgttgaataatgcaatatctagcatttctatattatattcgtacctatgcatattttgtaaccacaatcaattggaaagttgtagctcatgacatcatctactatggttgcgagttttaaggacattggttattctatatggtcaccagggggcgttgaatagtagaataacttaatatttccttattatattggtacctaggcatattttgttaccatgatcaattgcaaagttgtagttcatgacatgttctatgaatgtggtaagtttcgaggtcattgggttttgaatatggtcaccagggggcgttaaatagaagaataacttagtttttccatattaaattggtaacgaggcatattttgttatcacaatcaattacaaaatcgtagctgctgacatgttctatgattgtggtgagtttcaaggtttcgcattggtttttgtatatggtcaccagggggcgttgaatattgaaattgttagattgttgagcatttggaaccacttcccaagtgggcatggtgtccctggacccctagtttaaaTCTCTGTTGTTATGTTGTTATTTTGATCGATTTATCGTTAGAACTGATGGCGATATATCGTTCGTATCGCGTGGGTTTATCGGCTGAACTGATCTGATAGACGACGTGAAGATGACATCGCTATTCCGAATGTGCCTGCGTttaacacaaaaaaaaacgataaaTCTATCTTGTAAAATGGTTGGCTTTGTATTTTGCTCGTTGTCCTCCATAATTGATCGGGTCCGGCGTATGTCGGCTGACTCCAAACTAAAGCCAAATCGAAAGTCACCGGTAAATTAG is a window of Tubulanus polymorphus chromosome 2, tnTubPoly1.2, whole genome shotgun sequence DNA encoding:
- the LOC141900362 gene encoding uncharacterized protein LOC141900362, whose product is MFGQGAQYGCIQPTSKLRHRFLILDRGSPHVIDEVFNNVPFKAKFRGNVEKLRSIEAVPGMDGFVFSIDPLYKASSGQRWHLQVIYLITSADKLTRYKRDTAIIPTTEIKNSTRLKSRESTEILEEIDSSIPYITSSPNRKGTNMKLLNLRQSQNKHRDEKNRETFSSTIVIPQRILLPLAICACLILLIFAGCTAEIFVARNRTNSDRRRTLPVVGTAAAADDDEPVEDGNPLS
- the LOC141898882 gene encoding uncharacterized protein LOC141898882; amino-acid sequence: MDLKNISTTFEPTVTTPGDWCAWTVKNRPFKWNLQFSVYMYIFCYGPVTILGIALNVVTILVLKKMNNEAYYLIQVLAIFDLSYSLSVFTMYPLRTLHIYIHLGDVLFRNDDWYYGWEFIQVALGPYRMFQQIRNWCVILISLERLVITIFPLKSRLFWTRKVVNSLIFLITAYGVLVYLPHLLPERGLEPIGCIEGGPGVTLVRESYLINSALISRWNDFAEGWEGTISSIVVPMFSLIVLNIILVISLIIIKLSSGKKLNKSAASSLELRVLRMSLALVASYIICESSIFIEKMGYYNKFQIKIHFPGLNPEASYLIYRKLAIVLTVVDSCLNFFVYCFTNNKFRLAVKIVSIKSTLG